The proteins below come from a single Arthrobacter sp. B1I2 genomic window:
- a CDS encoding rhamnogalacturonan lyase family protein gives MNKPQQAIPRSLEGPPPRQRRGHGATRALTAAAACAALALTGLPAAHAETALPPVGSGFKFDFGPGATAEGYTAVNADTQYSAASKFGFTDTAVTSGADRGTGDALRSDFVQAQGSTFLVDLPNGDYTVKLIAGDAAEATNIAITAESMAKVQATDKPAGQYLEMEFPISLVDGQLNLDFTGTAARINSLVIAARAPRTATTDPGVYLAGDSTVQTYDAGYVPQAGWGQMIDRYFDTAVTFRNHAIGGRSSKNFISQGRLDEILRVINPGDYLMVQFGHNDATIGVDDRYASPADYKEYLRTYVHGARQRGAVPVLVTPVGRRDYDEATGKFNVSFPEYVAKMQELAAEESVALVDLSASSRAYYDAIGPEDTKSVFLHVDAGVYPNRPTGTVDNTHFQEYGAIQIARLVANGVKQLNLPLAARVKEIAPPSSVPAQPQGLVAGSISNAGALLKWQAVEGADIYKVYRKLAGEPDSAYKLTTTATVPTANLTGLAEGTAYSIRVAAMNGKGLSEPSTPLALTTKQAKYKFDFGPAGAPVEPGYTEVNRTMPYTAERGFGFKDTSVLSDRDRGAVTSNLLRDFVLSGSSFEFQLDVPNGTYALKTYHSDWIGSTRTDVAAEGTPFGQVSSSKASSATKIINQVLVTDGQLNLSISGSGQRLNGLEVTPLLVGPANLRPTAVNAAAEPPTVDLAWDAVPDAAAYKVFRQASFETEPQLVAADVTAPAFHDTTAFAGLKYKYFVTALDSTGLESVPSNTVETALVDPATPVPAATGKVDVKAVEKTSVTLKWQKVKDAAAYQVYRSTSPDGPFEYVGRATEVNFTDYTVLTTIKYYYRVTTVNKGGESAPSAVVGTGKVTVVNRQMENLDRAPVALLTGEGVRLSWRMLGLDPEQVGFHVIRDGVQLTDEPIRNSTTFLDPAGAASSKYVIKAVGNGGDQLTAEFQPMSRNYLAIKLDKPADDYTKDGQPYTYSAGDASVADLDGDGSYEILQMWSPSNSKDNSQSGYTGTVYVDAYKMDGTKLWRINMGPNIRAGAHYTQLLAYDFDGDGKAEVAMKTADGTRDAAGTVIGNAGADYRNSSGYVLTGPEFLTVFHGATGTIMDTVAYDPPRGDVGAWGDTYGNRVDRFLGAVAYLDGEHPSMMFSRGYYTRTVLATYDLVGGKISKRWTFDSDIAGTQYRGQGNHNMSVLDVDADGKDEFVFGSMTIDDNGKPLYSTGLGHGDAIHTSDFDPSRPGLETFAVHEEMGASGNLGATFRDSRTGEVLWSIPAVKDTGRGAMGDIDPRFPGAEGWAVGGDAAWNSAVGQLRSVKGELISEKIPAANFLAWWDGDLLREIVDHDWDAATNSGTPSIAKWNWETQSSDRLLTATGAKSNNGTKGTPAIQADLLGDWREEIAWPSADSTELRIYTTTAGTDVRLRTLMHDPVYRQSVARENVAYNQPPHPGFFIGVGMELPAQPDIVYTRD, from the coding sequence GTGAACAAACCCCAGCAAGCGATCCCCCGGTCATTGGAAGGGCCACCCCCTCGGCAACGCCGCGGCCACGGTGCAACGCGTGCCCTGACGGCGGCAGCAGCGTGTGCCGCCCTGGCCCTCACCGGATTGCCCGCCGCCCATGCCGAAACTGCGCTGCCACCCGTGGGAAGTGGTTTCAAATTCGATTTCGGCCCCGGTGCCACCGCAGAGGGTTATACCGCCGTTAACGCGGACACGCAGTATTCGGCAGCATCGAAATTCGGCTTTACGGACACCGCCGTCACCTCCGGCGCCGACCGCGGCACAGGGGATGCCCTGCGTTCGGACTTTGTCCAGGCCCAGGGCAGCACCTTCCTGGTGGACCTGCCGAACGGCGACTACACCGTGAAACTCATTGCCGGCGACGCCGCGGAAGCCACCAACATCGCCATTACGGCGGAAAGCATGGCAAAAGTCCAGGCCACTGACAAGCCCGCCGGACAGTACCTGGAGATGGAGTTCCCCATCTCACTGGTGGACGGGCAGCTCAACCTTGACTTCACCGGCACAGCCGCCAGGATCAACTCCCTGGTCATCGCCGCACGGGCTCCCCGCACGGCCACCACGGATCCCGGCGTGTACCTCGCGGGCGACTCCACGGTCCAGACCTACGACGCCGGTTATGTTCCGCAGGCCGGCTGGGGACAGATGATCGACCGCTACTTCGACACTGCGGTGACATTCCGGAACCACGCCATTGGCGGCCGGAGCTCAAAGAACTTCATCAGCCAGGGCAGGCTGGACGAGATCCTGCGCGTCATCAACCCGGGCGACTACCTGATGGTCCAGTTCGGCCACAACGACGCCACCATCGGCGTGGATGACCGCTACGCCTCCCCCGCGGACTACAAGGAATACCTGCGGACCTACGTCCATGGGGCACGCCAACGCGGCGCCGTCCCCGTCCTGGTCACCCCTGTGGGCCGGCGCGATTACGACGAGGCCACCGGCAAGTTCAACGTCAGCTTCCCCGAATACGTGGCGAAGATGCAGGAACTGGCCGCCGAAGAAAGCGTTGCACTGGTGGACCTCTCCGCCTCAAGCCGTGCGTACTACGACGCCATTGGCCCCGAGGACACCAAGTCCGTATTTCTCCACGTGGACGCGGGTGTTTATCCCAACCGGCCCACCGGAACCGTGGACAACACCCACTTCCAGGAGTACGGCGCCATCCAGATCGCCCGCCTGGTGGCCAACGGGGTGAAGCAGCTCAACCTGCCGCTGGCGGCGCGCGTCAAGGAGATCGCACCGCCGTCGTCCGTTCCCGCACAGCCGCAAGGCCTGGTGGCGGGCAGCATCTCCAACGCCGGGGCGCTCCTGAAGTGGCAGGCAGTTGAGGGTGCGGACATCTACAAGGTGTACCGGAAGCTGGCCGGCGAGCCGGACAGCGCCTACAAGCTCACCACCACTGCCACGGTACCCACGGCCAACCTCACCGGCCTTGCGGAAGGCACGGCCTACAGCATCCGCGTGGCCGCGATGAACGGCAAGGGCCTCTCAGAGCCGAGCACTCCCCTGGCCCTGACCACCAAGCAGGCGAAGTACAAGTTCGACTTCGGGCCGGCCGGCGCACCGGTCGAGCCCGGCTACACCGAGGTTAACCGGACCATGCCCTACACCGCGGAACGCGGGTTCGGGTTCAAGGACACCTCCGTCCTCAGTGACCGGGACCGCGGCGCCGTCACCAGCAACCTCCTGCGCGACTTCGTGCTGAGCGGGTCCAGCTTCGAATTCCAGCTTGACGTACCCAATGGCACCTACGCGCTCAAGACCTATCACAGCGACTGGATCGGCTCCACCAGGACGGACGTGGCCGCCGAAGGTACCCCGTTCGGGCAGGTGTCCTCCAGCAAGGCTTCCTCCGCCACCAAGATCATTAACCAGGTCCTGGTCACGGACGGCCAGCTGAACCTCAGCATCAGCGGTTCCGGCCAGCGGTTGAACGGCCTGGAGGTGACCCCGCTGCTGGTGGGACCGGCCAACCTGCGCCCCACCGCTGTCAACGCCGCAGCTGAACCGCCCACCGTGGACCTCGCGTGGGATGCGGTGCCCGACGCCGCCGCCTACAAGGTCTTCCGGCAGGCGTCCTTCGAGACCGAACCCCAACTCGTTGCCGCGGACGTGACGGCTCCTGCCTTCCATGACACCACGGCGTTCGCAGGGCTCAAGTACAAGTACTTCGTGACCGCCCTGGACAGCACGGGCCTCGAGTCGGTTCCCTCCAACACGGTGGAAACCGCCCTGGTTGATCCCGCCACCCCCGTCCCCGCCGCCACCGGCAAAGTGGACGTCAAAGCCGTGGAGAAGACCAGCGTGACGCTGAAATGGCAGAAGGTGAAGGACGCTGCCGCCTACCAGGTGTACCGCTCCACTTCCCCGGACGGGCCTTTTGAGTACGTGGGCCGGGCCACCGAAGTGAATTTCACCGACTACACGGTGCTGACAACCATCAAGTACTACTACCGGGTGACCACGGTGAACAAGGGCGGCGAGTCCGCGCCGTCCGCTGTTGTGGGGACCGGGAAGGTAACTGTGGTGAACCGGCAAATGGAGAACCTGGACCGCGCACCAGTAGCCCTGCTGACGGGTGAAGGCGTGCGGCTAAGCTGGCGGATGCTGGGCCTTGACCCGGAGCAGGTGGGCTTCCATGTCATCCGCGACGGCGTTCAGCTCACCGATGAGCCAATCCGGAACAGCACCACCTTCCTGGATCCGGCAGGCGCGGCTTCCTCCAAGTACGTCATCAAGGCGGTGGGCAACGGCGGCGACCAACTGACCGCGGAGTTCCAGCCGATGTCCCGGAACTACCTGGCCATCAAACTCGACAAGCCCGCCGACGACTACACCAAAGACGGGCAGCCTTACACCTACTCCGCAGGGGACGCCAGCGTGGCGGACCTGGACGGGGACGGGTCCTACGAGATCCTCCAGATGTGGTCCCCGTCCAATTCCAAGGACAATTCACAGTCCGGCTACACCGGAACCGTGTACGTAGACGCGTACAAGATGGACGGCACCAAGCTCTGGCGCATCAACATGGGCCCGAACATCCGCGCCGGGGCCCACTACACCCAGCTGCTCGCCTATGACTTCGACGGCGACGGCAAGGCCGAGGTGGCCATGAAGACGGCGGACGGCACCCGGGACGCAGCCGGCACCGTGATCGGAAACGCCGGCGCTGATTACCGGAACAGCAGCGGCTATGTCCTCACCGGACCCGAATTCCTCACCGTGTTCCACGGAGCCACCGGGACCATCATGGACACCGTGGCCTACGATCCCCCTCGCGGGGACGTGGGCGCCTGGGGAGACACCTACGGCAACCGTGTGGACCGGTTCCTGGGGGCAGTGGCTTACCTGGACGGCGAGCACCCGTCCATGATGTTCAGCCGCGGCTACTACACGCGGACCGTGCTGGCCACCTATGACCTGGTGGGCGGAAAGATCAGCAAGCGCTGGACGTTCGATTCAGATATCGCCGGTACCCAGTACCGCGGCCAGGGCAACCACAACATGTCGGTCCTCGACGTGGATGCTGACGGCAAGGACGAATTCGTCTTTGGATCCATGACCATCGATGACAACGGCAAACCCCTTTACAGCACGGGCCTGGGCCATGGGGACGCCATCCACACGAGCGACTTCGATCCGTCCAGGCCGGGACTGGAGACGTTTGCCGTGCACGAGGAGATGGGTGCAAGCGGAAACCTCGGAGCCACCTTCCGGGACTCGAGGACCGGCGAGGTGCTGTGGAGCATTCCCGCCGTCAAGGACACCGGCCGCGGGGCCATGGGCGACATCGACCCGCGCTTTCCCGGCGCGGAAGGGTGGGCGGTCGGCGGCGACGCTGCCTGGAATTCCGCAGTGGGTCAGCTCCGTTCCGTCAAGGGTGAGCTGATCTCGGAGAAGATTCCGGCGGCCAACTTCCTGGCGTGGTGGGACGGGGACCTGCTGCGTGAAATCGTCGACCATGACTGGGACGCGGCAACCAACAGCGGAACACCCAGCATCGCCAAATGGAACTGGGAAACCCAGTCCAGCGACCGGCTGCTGACCGCAACGGGCGCCAAATCCAACAACGGTACCAAGGGCACGCCTGCCATCCAGGCTGATCTCCTGGGCGACTGGCGGGAGGAAATCGCGTGGCCTTCCGCCGACAGCACTGAGTTGCGGATCTACACCACTACAGCCGGTACGGACGTCCGCCTGCGGACGCTGATGCACGATCCTGTATACCGGCAGTCGGTGGCCCGCGAAAACGTGGCATATAACCAGCCGCCGCACCCGGGCTTCTTCATCGGGGTTGGCATGGAGCTGCCGGCCCAGCCGGATATCGTATACACCCGCGACTGA
- a CDS encoding DoxX family protein, with product MNQSALTTTALAALRIVLGFLFAAHGWQKFNEWTIAGTQASFAKMGIPAADLMAPAIAALELAGGIALILGILTRVVAALLVLDMLGALVLVHAPAGVFAAKGGYELVLLLAAAAFTLALTGAGRLSLDRALFGRSKSRLAALA from the coding sequence ATGAACCAGTCAGCACTGACCACCACCGCCCTCGCCGCCCTGCGGATCGTCCTCGGCTTCCTCTTCGCAGCCCACGGATGGCAGAAGTTCAATGAATGGACCATCGCCGGCACCCAGGCCTCCTTTGCCAAGATGGGCATTCCGGCAGCCGATCTCATGGCCCCCGCCATCGCCGCCCTGGAACTGGCGGGCGGCATTGCCTTGATCCTGGGGATCCTCACCCGCGTGGTGGCCGCACTCCTCGTCCTGGACATGCTCGGCGCCCTCGTCCTGGTGCACGCCCCCGCCGGCGTCTTCGCGGCGAAGGGCGGTTACGAACTCGTCCTGCTCCTTGCCGCGGCGGCGTTCACGCTGGCACTCACGGGAGCCGGCCGGCTTTCCCTGGACCGCGCCCTCTTCGGCCGCAGCAAGTCCCGGCTGGCCGCACTGGCCTAG
- a CDS encoding MATE family efflux transporter, translating to MTGTQGHAREILRLAVPAFGALVAEPLFLLADSAIVGHLGVAQLAGVGLASAVLQTVVGLMVFLAYSTTPAVARAIGDGQLGKALAAGRDGVWLALLLGLLLATAGFAAAGPLIDLMGADGSVRTFAVDYLRWSMPGLVAMLLIFAGTGVLRGLQDTRTPLVVATAGFGANIVLNLWLVYGLGMSVVGSAMGTSLAQWAMAAVYVVMVRRSAVRHGVSLLPSWRGIRSMTRVGSWLMLRTLSLRAAILATVLVVTAQGEVNLAAHQLAMTIFSFLAFALDALAIAAQALIGKELGASNAAKARLLTGTMIRWGAGFGVVTGLLLAAAAPWAGALFTPDPQVQQVLTIALWILAAGQPIAGYVFVLDGVLIGAGDARYLALAGLVNLAVYVPLLAWVALSGATAATGLGWLWVAFGLGYMSARALTLGLRARSDRWMVLGSA from the coding sequence ATGACCGGAACCCAGGGCCATGCCCGGGAAATACTCCGCCTCGCCGTCCCCGCCTTCGGAGCGCTGGTGGCCGAACCCCTCTTCCTGCTCGCGGACTCCGCCATTGTGGGGCATCTCGGTGTTGCCCAGCTCGCGGGTGTTGGGCTGGCATCAGCGGTGCTGCAGACCGTCGTCGGACTGATGGTCTTCCTGGCGTACTCAACGACGCCCGCTGTAGCCCGCGCCATTGGTGACGGACAGTTGGGCAAGGCCCTTGCGGCAGGGCGCGACGGCGTCTGGCTGGCATTGCTCCTCGGCTTGCTCCTCGCCACGGCAGGCTTCGCAGCCGCCGGGCCGCTGATTGACCTTATGGGCGCCGACGGCAGCGTGCGGACGTTCGCGGTCGACTACTTGCGGTGGTCCATGCCGGGCCTGGTGGCCATGCTCTTGATCTTTGCCGGCACCGGCGTGCTGCGCGGGCTGCAGGACACCAGGACCCCGCTGGTGGTGGCCACGGCAGGATTCGGCGCCAACATCGTCCTGAACCTCTGGCTTGTCTACGGCCTGGGCATGTCCGTGGTCGGATCGGCGATGGGCACCAGCCTGGCACAGTGGGCCATGGCTGCTGTCTACGTGGTGATGGTGCGCCGCAGTGCCGTGCGGCATGGGGTAAGCCTGCTTCCCAGCTGGCGGGGCATCCGCAGCATGACGCGCGTGGGATCGTGGCTGATGCTGCGCACGCTCAGCCTGCGCGCGGCAATCCTGGCCACGGTGCTGGTGGTGACCGCCCAAGGTGAGGTCAATCTTGCTGCCCACCAGCTGGCCATGACCATCTTTTCCTTCCTGGCATTCGCCCTGGATGCCCTGGCGATCGCGGCGCAGGCACTCATTGGGAAGGAGCTTGGCGCGTCCAATGCGGCCAAGGCCCGGTTGCTGACCGGGACCATGATCCGCTGGGGCGCCGGGTTCGGCGTGGTGACGGGCCTGCTGCTGGCCGCGGCAGCACCCTGGGCAGGGGCGCTGTTCACTCCGGATCCCCAGGTTCAGCAGGTGCTCACCATTGCCCTCTGGATCCTGGCGGCAGGGCAACCGATCGCCGGGTACGTGTTCGTCCTGGACGGCGTACTGATCGGCGCGGGGGACGCGCGGTACCTCGCCTTGGCGGGGCTGGTGAACCTCGCCGTCTACGTGCCGTTGCTGGCATGGGTTGCGCTGTCCGGTGCCACCGCTGCCACGGGGCTCGGATGGCTCTGGGTGGCCTTCGGGCTGGGGTACATGTCGGCGCGTGCCCTGACCCTGGGCCTGCGTGCGCGGTCGGACCGCTGGATGGTGCTGGGTTCGGCCTGA
- a CDS encoding CGNR zinc finger domain-containing protein, translated as MVFAPDTEVALRTVVNLINTAANSREGLASVADLDSFLAAEGFSGSRSRDAGELESVLQLRRELSAVWTADEDAAVETVNRLLRDANALPQLMKHDGWDWHLHATAPEAPLADRMSTEAAMALADVIRSKEMDRMRVCESEDCDAAVLDLSRNRSKRYCDTGNCANRAHVAAYRARQAAAG; from the coding sequence ATGGTTTTCGCCCCTGACACAGAAGTGGCGCTGCGTACGGTGGTGAACCTCATCAACACCGCCGCGAACAGCAGGGAAGGGTTGGCCTCCGTTGCGGACCTGGACAGCTTCCTGGCCGCGGAAGGGTTTTCCGGATCCCGGAGCAGGGACGCCGGGGAACTGGAAAGCGTGCTGCAGCTGCGCCGCGAACTGTCGGCAGTGTGGACCGCGGATGAAGACGCTGCAGTGGAGACGGTCAACCGGCTGCTGCGGGACGCGAATGCGCTGCCGCAACTGATGAAGCACGACGGATGGGACTGGCATCTCCATGCCACGGCACCGGAGGCCCCCCTTGCCGACCGGATGAGTACTGAAGCGGCCATGGCCCTGGCTGATGTGATCCGCAGCAAGGAAATGGACCGGATGCGTGTATGCGAGTCGGAGGACTGCGATGCCGCCGTGCTGGACCTGAGCCGGAACCGGTCCAAGCGGTACTGCGATACCGGTAACTGCGCCAACCGGGCACACGTTGCGGCTTACCGGGCGCGGCAGGCCGCCGCCGGTTAA
- a CDS encoding EamA family transporter, whose product MPAAENHNPAPELPTRRPGFQASGLGIALFSSAVFGLSGSFAKSLLETGWSPGAAVTARLTGAALLLAVPAAWALKGRWHQLRDNWLTIVLFGLIGVAACQLFYFNAVARLSVGVALLLEYLAPVIIVLWLWAASRRRPSVLTAGGTLLSLAGLVLVLDLTGAVKVDLVGVLWGMAAAVCLAIYFFITARENDTLPPIVLASGGLMVGAAVMWLAAATGLLPMAFSAADTALGPWTTPWWAPLAGLVVLATVLAYVSGVMAARALGSKVASFVSLTEVLFAVVWAWLLLGELPGAIQLLGGIFIVGGVILVRLDELRVPATSAPRDGGKGTRVPASPLEHANDVEPVP is encoded by the coding sequence GTGCCTGCCGCCGAGAACCACAACCCCGCCCCGGAGCTGCCTACCCGGAGGCCCGGTTTCCAAGCCTCCGGCCTCGGTATCGCGCTGTTCTCCTCCGCCGTCTTTGGCCTGTCCGGATCCTTTGCCAAGTCACTGCTGGAAACCGGCTGGTCCCCGGGGGCGGCAGTCACCGCCCGCCTGACCGGCGCGGCCCTGCTCCTCGCCGTGCCTGCCGCGTGGGCGCTTAAGGGCCGCTGGCACCAGCTGCGGGACAACTGGCTGACCATCGTGCTGTTCGGGCTCATTGGGGTAGCCGCCTGCCAGTTGTTCTACTTCAATGCGGTGGCCCGGCTCTCCGTGGGCGTCGCGCTCCTGCTGGAGTACCTGGCTCCGGTGATCATCGTCCTGTGGCTCTGGGCCGCCAGCCGCCGGCGACCCAGCGTGCTGACCGCCGGCGGGACCCTGCTGTCCCTGGCCGGGCTGGTGCTGGTCCTTGACCTCACCGGGGCCGTGAAGGTGGACCTGGTAGGGGTTTTATGGGGCATGGCGGCCGCGGTCTGCCTGGCCATCTATTTCTTCATCACTGCCAGGGAAAATGACACCCTGCCACCCATCGTGCTGGCCTCGGGCGGCCTCATGGTGGGCGCTGCCGTCATGTGGCTCGCTGCCGCCACGGGCCTGCTGCCCATGGCCTTCAGCGCTGCGGATACCGCCCTGGGTCCTTGGACCACGCCGTGGTGGGCCCCGCTTGCCGGGCTGGTGGTGCTGGCCACCGTGCTGGCGTATGTGTCGGGTGTCATGGCCGCCCGGGCGCTCGGCTCCAAGGTGGCATCGTTCGTGTCACTCACCGAGGTCCTGTTTGCCGTGGTGTGGGCGTGGCTGCTGCTGGGAGAACTGCCCGGCGCCATCCAACTCCTGGGCGGGATATTCATCGTCGGCGGGGTGATCCTGGTCCGGCTCGACGAACTGCGGGTCCCCGCCACATCTGCTCCCCGCGACGGCGGAAAGGGCACCCGCGTGCCCGCGTCACCGCTGGAGCACGCGAACGACGTCGAGCCCGTGCCTTAA
- a CDS encoding WXG100 family type VII secretion target → MAIWGADVEQLRQLGSKLQAGASEIETQKSTLTKLLHGTDWKGPDADKFKGEWDGQHATMLTKVAEALKEAGSQAKRNAEQQSQASNG, encoded by the coding sequence ATGGCTATTTGGGGTGCAGACGTTGAGCAGCTTCGCCAGCTCGGCAGCAAGCTTCAGGCAGGGGCGTCCGAGATCGAGACGCAGAAATCCACTCTTACCAAGCTTCTGCACGGGACCGACTGGAAGGGCCCGGACGCGGACAAGTTCAAGGGCGAATGGGATGGCCAGCACGCCACCATGCTGACCAAGGTTGCCGAAGCCTTGAAAGAGGCCGGCAGCCAGGCCAAGCGGAACGCAGAGCAGCAGAGCCAGGCCTCGAACGGCTAA
- a CDS encoding DUF2277 domain-containing protein, with protein sequence MCRNIRTLHNFEPHATSDEVHAAALQYVRKISGSTKPSKANQEAFDEAVHQIEHVTQHLLESLVTQAPPKDREAEAAKARARAAERYGAA encoded by the coding sequence ATGTGCCGGAATATCCGAACCCTTCACAACTTCGAGCCACACGCCACGTCCGACGAAGTACACGCGGCGGCGCTGCAGTATGTCCGCAAGATCAGCGGCAGCACCAAGCCGTCCAAGGCCAACCAGGAAGCCTTTGACGAAGCCGTGCACCAGATTGAGCACGTCACGCAGCACCTGCTGGAATCCCTGGTGACGCAGGCACCGCCCAAGGACCGTGAGGCCGAAGCGGCCAAGGCCAGGGCACGCGCCGCCGAACGTTACGGCGCGGCCTGA
- a CDS encoding heavy metal translocating P-type ATPase — protein sequence MSHQELLHPPGNRVVELDIEGMTCASCVNRVEKKLGKIDGVAATVNLPLESAYVTVPEGITDEQLTSTVQAAGYKATVRQQGHARVDAVAGATLPAGDDVGYLRRHAYERGTSEHAERVPGVARTLRPRLILAAVLTVPVFLISMVPAFQFPNWGWVAAVLALPVVTWAAWPFHRAAAINARHLASTMDTLVSLGVAAAYLFSAWQLVADPRMTEHPGMEGMSGGVYFEVASVVTTFLLLGRYLEANAKQKAGDALQALLNLGAKDATVLRGGLEEKIPADRLQVGDVLVVRPGEKIATDGVVVDGASAVDASLVTGESVPVEVGPDSRVTGATLNTSGRLLVRATRVGSETTLAQMARLVSQAQTGKAPIARLADRISAVFVPVVLAVAALTFVLWLLISGPGADGGQLRQAFTAAVAVLVIACPCALGLATPVGLLTGTGRGAQLGILIKGPQVLEDTRTVDTILLDKTGTVTTGILAVDATTAFPGFDEQDVLRLAGALEAASEHPVARAVAAAAASAARLADTADDAGTLPSVQAFSSAPGGGVRGTVEGRHVMAGRSGWLEQGGIVLNTGQQAQLAAAEEGGATAICVAVDGVPAGIISLRDTVKEGSAAAVARLKALGLRPILLTGDNAAVAARVAAAVGIAPDDVYAGVLPEGKVEAVRTLQAHGATVAMAGDGVNDAAALAQADLGIAMGSGTDVAIEAADLTVMGNDLAQVAQAIELSRKTLGTIKTNLFWAFFYNAVGIPVAALGLLNPMIAGAAMAASSVLVVANSLRLRSFGNTRR from the coding sequence ATGAGCCACCAAGAACTGCTGCACCCGCCGGGCAACCGCGTCGTCGAACTGGACATTGAGGGCATGACCTGCGCGTCCTGCGTGAACCGGGTGGAAAAGAAGCTCGGCAAGATCGACGGCGTGGCGGCAACGGTCAACCTGCCACTGGAGTCGGCCTACGTCACGGTGCCCGAAGGCATCACCGACGAACAGCTCACCTCAACGGTGCAAGCAGCCGGATACAAGGCGACGGTCCGCCAGCAGGGTCATGCGCGGGTCGACGCAGTCGCTGGCGCTACGTTGCCCGCGGGCGACGACGTCGGGTACTTGCGGCGGCATGCGTATGAGCGAGGAACGAGCGAGCATGCAGAGCGAGTGCCCGGCGTTGCCCGCACCCTCCGTCCGCGCCTCATCCTCGCCGCGGTCCTGACCGTCCCGGTATTCCTCATCAGCATGGTCCCGGCGTTCCAGTTCCCCAACTGGGGCTGGGTGGCGGCCGTCCTGGCACTGCCGGTGGTCACGTGGGCGGCGTGGCCCTTCCACCGCGCGGCGGCAATCAATGCCCGCCATCTCGCCTCCACCATGGACACCCTGGTGTCGCTCGGCGTGGCCGCAGCCTACCTGTTCTCGGCCTGGCAGCTGGTGGCGGACCCGCGCATGACGGAGCACCCGGGCATGGAGGGCATGTCCGGCGGCGTGTACTTTGAGGTGGCGTCCGTGGTCACCACCTTCCTGCTCCTGGGCCGGTACCTGGAGGCCAACGCCAAGCAGAAGGCCGGCGACGCCCTCCAGGCCCTGCTGAATTTGGGAGCCAAGGACGCCACCGTCCTGCGCGGCGGCCTGGAAGAGAAGATCCCGGCCGACCGGCTGCAGGTGGGCGACGTCCTGGTGGTCCGCCCGGGCGAGAAGATCGCCACCGATGGCGTGGTGGTGGACGGCGCCTCCGCCGTGGATGCCTCCCTGGTCACCGGCGAATCGGTCCCCGTCGAAGTGGGGCCGGACAGCCGCGTCACGGGTGCCACCCTCAACACCTCCGGCCGCCTGCTGGTCAGGGCAACCCGCGTCGGCTCCGAAACCACCCTGGCCCAGATGGCGCGCCTGGTATCGCAGGCACAGACCGGTAAGGCCCCCATCGCACGGCTGGCCGACCGCATCAGCGCCGTCTTCGTACCGGTGGTCCTGGCCGTTGCCGCCCTGACGTTCGTCCTTTGGCTGCTTATCTCCGGCCCAGGCGCCGACGGCGGGCAGCTGCGGCAGGCGTTCACGGCCGCCGTCGCGGTGCTGGTGATCGCCTGCCCGTGCGCCCTTGGCCTGGCTACCCCGGTGGGCCTGCTGACCGGCACCGGCCGTGGCGCCCAGCTGGGCATCCTGATCAAGGGCCCCCAGGTCCTGGAAGACACACGCACCGTGGACACCATCCTGCTGGACAAGACAGGGACCGTCACCACCGGCATCCTGGCCGTTGACGCCACCACGGCATTCCCGGGTTTCGACGAACAGGACGTCCTCCGGCTCGCCGGAGCACTCGAGGCCGCCAGCGAGCACCCAGTGGCCCGAGCCGTTGCGGCGGCAGCAGCCTCTGCCGCACGTTTGGCAGACACAGCGGACGACGCCGGCACCCTGCCTTCAGTGCAGGCTTTCAGTTCCGCCCCGGGCGGCGGAGTGCGGGGAACCGTTGAGGGCAGGCACGTGATGGCTGGGCGGAGCGGTTGGCTGGAGCAGGGAGGAATTGTCCTGAACACCGGCCAGCAGGCGCAGTTGGCAGCTGCCGAGGAAGGCGGCGCCACGGCAATCTGCGTCGCGGTGGATGGAGTGCCGGCCGGGATCATCAGCCTCAGGGACACCGTCAAGGAAGGCTCCGCCGCCGCCGTCGCCCGGCTGAAGGCGCTGGGGCTGCGGCCCATCCTGTTGACCGGGGACAACGCCGCCGTTGCCGCCCGGGTGGCTGCCGCCGTCGGCATCGCTCCGGACGACGTCTATGCCGGCGTTCTGCCGGAAGGAAAGGTGGAGGCAGTACGCACACTCCAGGCGCACGGGGCCACGGTGGCCATGGCGGGAGACGGCGTCAACGACGCTGCGGCACTCGCGCAGGCGGATCTCGGGATTGCCATGGGATCGGGAACGGATGTGGCCATCGAAGCCGCGGACCTGACGGTGATGGGCAATGACCTCGCCCAGGTGGCGCAGGCCATTGAGCTTTCCCGGAAGACCCTGGGCACCATCAAGACCAACCTGTTCTGGGCGTTCTTCTACAACGCGGTGGGAATCCCGGTGGCTGCCCTTGGACTCCTCAATCCGATGATCGCCGGCGCGGCCATGGCGGCCAGTTCAGTCCTGGTGGTGGCCAACTCGCTGCGGCTGCGCAGCTTCGGCAATACCCGGCGCTGA